The nucleotide sequence GCGCCTCGATGGTGCGCCCTTCGGCCTTTGCGGCCTCCGAGACCACGTTGTCGTTCTGGAGCAGGACGACCTGGTCGCGCGTCAGCTTCAAGTTGGCCGGAAGCAGGCCGAGCGTTAGCGTATCGGCGATCTCGATCACGCGGGCCTGCAGGCGCGCCACGGGTTCGGGGAGATCGAGCACGGCGCGGCGGCGCATCGTCACTTCGAGCATGTAGCGCACGAAGTATTCGAGCGTGTTCACCTCCGGTCCGCCGAGTTCGTAGACGCGACCGCCGGGCACGAGTCCATCGACGGCGCGAGCAATGGCCTCCGCGACATCGCCGACGAAGACCGGCTGGAAGCGGCTCTGCGCGCCGGCGAGCGGCAGGGCCGGCAGGAAGGTCGCAAGCGAGGCGAAGCGGTTGAAGAAGCTGTCGCCGGGACCGAACACCAGCGAGGGGCGGAAGATGATCGCATCGGGAACCGCCCGCAACACCTCCGCCTCACCGAGCGCCTTGGAACGGGCGTAGAGCGAAGGCGAATCCGGGTCGGCGCCGATCGCCGAGATATGGACCAGCTTCGCTCCGACCGCCGCGGCCGCGCGAGCAATCTCCCCGGCCCCCTCGGTCTGGAGCTTCGAGAAGCGCTGGCTGCCCGTCTCCTGCAGGATGCCGACGAGATTGATGACGATGTCGGAATGCTCGACCGCGCGACGAACCGAATCGGGGTAGCGCAGATTGGCCTGCACGGCGACGATCTGGCCGACCTTGCCCAGGGGCTGCAGGAACAGCGCGAGATCCGGACGACGCACGGCGACGCGGATGCGGTAACCGCGCTTGGCCAGGGACCGCACCACGTGGCGCCCGAGGAAGCCGGACCCGCCGAACACGGTCACGAGCTGCGATTGCGGACGGGTCGTAGCGCCGGGCGCGGTGACGAGGCTGCTCATGGCCGATGGTGGCCCCTCTTCTCGGGTGACACGTCGAGGCGGGCGGCAGAAAGACCGCACGGCCGACGCGCCCCGGAGCGCGACCGTCGGCAGCACGCTCCTTAGACCAGTTTGAAGGCGAGGGCAGCCTGCCGGCACAAGGAAAATGGAAGCGATCGCCGATCGTTCCAGAGCTTGGTTGCCGGCTCATTGCGGCGCCTCGACCCGCGTGGCGATTCCTCACCGATCACCGAAGCGGCCCTCGCGCAGGAAATGGACGGTCTCGGCCTGAACCCGCCGGTTCCACATCATCGTCGGGTGCGCGACCGGGAGCACGATGTGGTCGGTCATGCCCTCGACGCGGGTGCGCGCGACGGTGACGCGTCCGTCGTTCGGCCCCGGCAGCAGGAGGGAAGCCAGAGGATAGAGGCTGCGGCGGCCAGCGATGACGCCGAGCGGGTAATCGACCATGCCGAATAGACGCTCCTGGACTGTCCCGCGCGAAGTCACGAGTTCGGCGCCGGCCGGACCGAAGACACGGCGGTAGGGCGCGAGGCGGTGGAGCGCGTCGGCGACCTCGCTGCCGCCGTTGGGCGGCCCGAGCATCACCACGCGCCCGAGACTTTCGGGCCGGTGCCGGGCCAAGAGCACGCGGGCGACGAGACCACCCATGGAATGGGTGACGAGGTGAAGACGGCTCACGGTGTCGGCGAACCCCAGGATCGCGGGCGCGATCGTCTCGGCGATGTCGGCCAGTCCCAGCCGTCGAGCCGGATAATCGAGATTGAGCGTGGCGTAGCCCTCGGCCGTCAACCGCCGCTCCAGGGAGCGCAGCGAGGCGGCCCGGCGAGCGATGCCGTGCAAGAGGAGGACGCCCTCGCTCACGGAAGCGGGGCCACCACGCGCGTGGTCTCGGCCAGCGTCTCGCGGAGGAGTTCGGCGAAGCGCTCGACCGCCGGATCGGTGCCACCCATGCCGCGAACCAAGCGCAGGTGCAGGCTCGGCAGCGGCGGCAGACCGGCCTCGTCCGGATCGAGGGGCCGCAGCGACGGCGGCAGCCCGTGCGGGGTGCGCAGGGTCACGCCGAGGCCGGCGGCCACCGCCGCCCATAGACCTGCGAGACCAGGGCTGCTGAAGGCGACGCGCCAGGGAATGCCGGCCGCATCAAGGGCCTTGAGCGCGGCGTGGCGGAACAGGCAGGGTGGCCCGAACAGCGCGAGCGGCAAAGGATGCGGTAACGGGCGATGGGCTGCGCCCACCACTCCCGCGCGCGGTCCGATCCAGACCAGGGGCAGGTGCGCGACCAGGCTTCCCTCCCCCGCCGCGCCGGTCGCGTCCCAGACCAGCGCGAGGTCGAGGTGGCCGGTCTCCAACTCGGACCGCAGGACGGCGTCGCGCTCGACATGCACCTCGACCCGCACGGCCGGGTGCAGCCGGGCGAAGCGGGCGAGCACGGTCGGCAGCCCGGTCTCGGTGAAATCCTGGGGCAGGCCGAGGCGGACCGAGCCGGACAAGGCGGGTGCTGCGACGGCGCTCACCGCCGCATCATTGAGATCGAGGAGGCGACGGGCATAGCCCAGCAACATCTCGCCCGGCTCGGTCAACGCGAGGCCCCGGCCATTCCGGCGCAGTAGCGTCTGGCCGACCTGATCCTCCAACTTGCGCATCTGCAGGCTGATCGCCGAGGGCGAGCGTCCGAGGCGGTCGGCGGCTTTGGCGAAGCTGCCGAGGTCGATCCCGGTCACGAAGGTGCGCAGCACATCCATGTCGAGATTCACCGGCAGCGCCGCCATCGTTCAGTTTTTCCGAAGCGTGTGAAGAGAACTACGCGATTTTCCTGAACGATGCTGCGCGGTTCAATCGCGGGCGTCAACGGCGGATCGGCCGCCGTCACAGGCAAGAGGAGCGCGCCATGCCCTTCGTCAGACTCACGATCGCCGGTCTTGAGACCGGGCCCGACATCGTCGCGGATCTCCAACGGGGGATCACCGCCCTGATGGCTGCGGTGCTCGGCAAGCGGGCGGATCTCACTGCCGTCCTGGTCGAACCGGCACCGGCCGGCGGCTGGTCCGTCGGCGGCGCGGCGGTGGCGCCGGCGGCGCATGTCGAGGCCCGGGTGACGCAGGGCACCAACACGGCGGAGGAGAAGGCGCAATTCGTGGCCGCCGCCCATGACCTGCTGGTGCGGACGCTGCCCGGACCGTTGCCGCTGGCGACCTACGTCGTCGTGCAGGAGGTTCCGGCCGATGCCTGGGGCTATGGCGGCCTCACGCAGGCGGCGCGGAGATAGCCGAACGCTGCCGCCCTGATCAGGTCGGGTCCGGGAAGGAGCGGCGGGCCGCGCTTCGATCCACGCCGGTTCCCTGGCATCTTCGCATCGGAGATTCGCAGCGGGGCGCGGTGTGTCGGCGGCAGGGGAACGGCACAGCGCGTCGGTCAACCGGCTCCTCCTGCTCTACGCCGCACTCTACGGTGGCTACGGTGCGCTCTCGCCCTTCCTGCCGGCCTTTCTCGAGACGCAGGGACTCGGACCGGGCGAGATCGGGACGCTGCTGTCGGCCGCGATGCTGGTGCGGCTCGCCGCTGGGCCGCTGGCAGGTCGGCTCGCCGACCGGTTCGGCGCGGTGCGCACCTTCCTGGCCGGAGGGCTCGCCCTCTCGGCGGCCCTGACCCTCGCGTTCCTCGGCGGTCACGGCTTTGTCGTGCTGCTCGCCCTCGCCCTGGCGCAGGCGGCGGCGAGCGCGCCGCTCGCGCCCCTGGCCGATGCGATGGTGCTCGCCGACGGCCGCGACGGCGCCGAGTACGGTCGCATCCGCGCCGCCGGCTCGGCCGCCTTCATCGCGACCACGATCCTCACCGGCCATCTCATCGGAATCGTCGGTCACGGTGTCGGTCCGCTCACCTGCGGCGCGCTGTTCGCCATCGGCGCAGCGTTGACGCTGCACCTGCCGGTGACCTCCGCTCCCGTACCGCCGGCCGAGACAGCAGAGG is from Methylorubrum sp. B1-46 and encodes:
- a CDS encoding complex I NDUFA9 subunit family protein, yielding MSSLVTAPGATTRPQSQLVTVFGGSGFLGRHVVRSLAKRGYRIRVAVRRPDLALFLQPLGKVGQIVAVQANLRYPDSVRRAVEHSDIVINLVGILQETGSQRFSKLQTEGAGEIARAAAAVGAKLVHISAIGADPDSPSLYARSKALGEAEVLRAVPDAIIFRPSLVFGPGDSFFNRFASLATFLPALPLAGAQSRFQPVFVGDVAEAIARAVDGLVPGGRVYELGGPEVNTLEYFVRYMLEVTMRRRAVLDLPEPVARLQARVIEIADTLTLGLLPANLKLTRDQVVLLQNDNVVSEAAKAEGRTIEALGIVPTAVEAVVPGYLWRFRKAGQFAQGRGTEAEAGVPDLLAPESESTQSLHRPSRASGPAIGQKAAGQSQMGSRWGTRG
- a CDS encoding alpha/beta fold hydrolase: MSEGVLLLHGIARRAASLRSLERRLTAEGYATLNLDYPARRLGLADIAETIAPAILGFADTVSRLHLVTHSMGGLVARVLLARHRPESLGRVVMLGPPNGGSEVADALHRLAPYRRVFGPAGAELVTSRGTVQERLFGMVDYPLGVIAGRRSLYPLASLLLPGPNDGRVTVARTRVEGMTDHIVLPVAHPTMMWNRRVQAETVHFLREGRFGDR
- a CDS encoding LysR substrate-binding domain-containing protein; translated protein: MAALPVNLDMDVLRTFVTGIDLGSFAKAADRLGRSPSAISLQMRKLEDQVGQTLLRRNGRGLALTEPGEMLLGYARRLLDLNDAAVSAVAAPALSGSVRLGLPQDFTETGLPTVLARFARLHPAVRVEVHVERDAVLRSELETGHLDLALVWDATGAAGEGSLVAHLPLVWIGPRAGVVGAAHRPLPHPLPLALFGPPCLFRHAALKALDAAGIPWRVAFSSPGLAGLWAAVAAGLGVTLRTPHGLPPSLRPLDPDEAGLPPLPSLHLRLVRGMGGTDPAVERFAELLRETLAETTRVVAPLP
- a CDS encoding tautomerase family protein, which codes for MPFVRLTIAGLETGPDIVADLQRGITALMAAVLGKRADLTAVLVEPAPAGGWSVGGAAVAPAAHVEARVTQGTNTAEEKAQFVAAAHDLLVRTLPGPLPLATYVVVQEVPADAWGYGGLTQAARR
- a CDS encoding MFS transporter → MSAAGERHSASVNRLLLLYAALYGGYGALSPFLPAFLETQGLGPGEIGTLLSAAMLVRLAAGPLAGRLADRFGAVRTFLAGGLALSAALTLAFLGGHGFVVLLALALAQAAASAPLAPLADAMVLADGRDGAEYGRIRAAGSAAFIATTILTGHLIGIVGHGVGPLTCGALFAIGAALTLHLPVTSAPVPPAETAEGGFAVLAGDARFRRLILAAALVIGAHAMHDAFAVIVWQAASLAPRMAGLLWAEAVAAEVLVFLWLGPRLVARIGPARSLVLAALAGALRWAVQAQTTWLPALFAIQALHGLTFGLLHLACLQLIAQIVPDRRRATALTLYGTFGLGLASALMTLLAGWLYARFGTGGFWVMAAVSLSAVPVARGLSNVR